A region from the Arcanobacterium buesumense genome encodes:
- a CDS encoding HtaA domain-containing protein has translation MKKLFISSMVATALLLGNTVPALANENPESVSTESAVVNDEVAPADVEATSSEADGVNGTTEEDQGDAVQEGTAQPAASQKDQAAANQEAADLPGLESSAPEVKAETNSQIVDVAEGYANWDFRRSFRDYVGTTGEELTGISILEKGQHLLWKPEPGQKLDLSGKTGKLAFPGKIHWTKYDGILDVWIANPTIDFVNKELLADGYTRGTMAKEGVRTFEQKPIAELKDLEIKQHDGYIVVSSLSPILTDNVKSLVGFYEGEAGAPLVVTIGTAKSEESTVPQPVLWELFPKRWSNPIHGPVYSDDPIADVTIADKGLESCVRSMLDRDYNAEDEHARLPITNKDLESLQVLNCQAWSIESLKGIEKAINVATADFYHNRITDLAPLTALKKLTDLNVSSNRLASVNVLEQIPSLERLNLADNWLTDISVVKKLPQLVNLNASENRITDITQAQLTEDRVDLLDLSKNRISDLSAWKDMPVISEVNLSHNLIKDLGTLPGKRGTRKLNLEYNFITNPEQLLPWANNIEFVDQIKLANNKFDYAGWEKLRPFTTATDRWGGPRRILVGYPTTPEQAKDLMNSLSEADVKAKHDARDAEIATEIAQIQEQLEAKRKAEEEARKAEEARQAEEARKAEEARKAEEEARKAEEEANKLVKVITGKLNWGVKESFRKYITGPIANGKWELSEGVTGTFSFPLKPGQDIMPSDFIEANFKGKVHFSGHHGLLDLTISNPTIKKEGNQWKLYATVTSLPFNKDDVPKALANPHAFKPSGDFSTMRVAIATLSEPKRTVVTDSAQPEMVAAAFAPRSAAPKKAVGENATLTFATVKLTDEGARAFSDFYDPGLVIDPITVNVASSYVKQSETPAPEKQLPSDDNDGVTPSEDTQDQDHKNNHDPVAQDDKNNHGPVAQDDKQSTPEESTGTETKNEEVKKCAVDPYKKRITSGNLSWGVRSSFTTYIRGSIAHGGWELNGASWDGTNFNFPATGGLYNTSTRTGNIYYSGTVHFTGHDGILDLTMSNPSIAINGNRGSLYMTVAGSDMSGNKFHLGRVNFATISFNGINVTDGALNFSGASVNLSDAGVKAFAGFYQAAEQLAPMSSSVKLVPATACDPNTGELIEYDAFGGNLAQTGISAQGLLAVAVIALFAGLGVIGTRRREKIDAIGRHN, from the coding sequence GTGAAGAAATTATTTATTTCCTCCATGGTAGCAACTGCACTGTTGCTAGGAAATACTGTGCCGGCGCTTGCGAACGAGAATCCTGAAAGTGTCAGTACGGAATCTGCAGTAGTTAATGATGAGGTTGCGCCTGCTGATGTGGAGGCAACTTCTTCTGAAGCTGATGGTGTTAATGGCACTACAGAAGAAGATCAAGGTGATGCAGTGCAAGAAGGTACTGCTCAACCAGCCGCCAGCCAAAAGGACCAAGCTGCCGCGAATCAGGAGGCAGCGGATCTGCCCGGTTTGGAAAGTTCTGCACCGGAAGTAAAAGCTGAAACAAATAGTCAAATAGTGGATGTGGCTGAAGGGTACGCAAACTGGGATTTCCGTCGATCATTCCGAGATTATGTTGGAACAACCGGCGAAGAACTTACCGGCATCTCCATACTTGAAAAAGGTCAACACTTATTGTGGAAACCAGAACCAGGTCAAAAACTTGATCTGTCAGGCAAGACTGGAAAGTTAGCGTTCCCAGGCAAAATCCATTGGACTAAGTACGATGGTATTTTAGATGTGTGGATTGCTAATCCGACCATCGATTTTGTCAATAAAGAACTTCTAGCTGATGGCTACACCCGCGGTACGATGGCTAAGGAAGGCGTTCGTACTTTCGAGCAGAAGCCTATTGCGGAACTCAAGGATCTCGAGATCAAACAGCACGATGGTTATATCGTTGTCTCATCGCTTAGCCCAATATTGACGGATAACGTCAAAAGCTTAGTCGGTTTTTATGAAGGGGAAGCTGGTGCTCCATTAGTAGTAACTATAGGCACTGCTAAGAGCGAAGAGAGCACTGTTCCGCAACCGGTTTTATGGGAGCTATTCCCGAAACGGTGGTCAAATCCTATTCATGGTCCAGTGTACAGTGACGATCCTATTGCAGATGTAACAATTGCAGACAAAGGACTGGAATCATGTGTACGTTCAATGCTTGATAGAGACTACAACGCTGAAGATGAACATGCTCGCTTACCTATTACAAATAAAGATCTGGAAAGCTTGCAAGTATTAAACTGCCAAGCATGGTCTATTGAGAGTTTAAAAGGAATTGAAAAGGCAATTAATGTTGCTACTGCTGATTTCTATCATAATAGGATCACAGATTTAGCTCCGTTAACCGCATTAAAGAAGCTCACTGATCTTAACGTCAGCAGTAATCGTTTAGCTTCTGTGAATGTTTTGGAACAAATTCCAAGTCTTGAGCGTCTAAACCTTGCTGATAACTGGCTTACTGATATTAGTGTTGTGAAGAAATTGCCACAACTGGTTAATCTCAATGCTTCAGAAAATCGTATTACTGATATTACCCAAGCACAACTAACTGAAGACCGCGTTGACCTCCTCGATCTTTCGAAGAATCGTATCTCTGATCTTTCAGCGTGGAAAGATATGCCAGTTATCTCTGAAGTCAACCTTTCACATAACTTGATTAAAGATCTTGGTACTTTGCCAGGTAAGCGTGGTACTCGCAAACTGAACTTAGAGTACAACTTCATCACCAACCCAGAACAGCTTTTGCCATGGGCAAATAACATCGAGTTCGTTGATCAGATCAAGTTGGCGAACAATAAGTTTGATTATGCGGGCTGGGAAAAGCTACGTCCTTTTACAACTGCTACCGATCGCTGGGGGGGGCCACGTAGGATTCTTGTCGGTTACCCAACCACTCCCGAACAGGCCAAGGACTTAATGAATTCTTTGTCTGAAGCTGATGTTAAGGCTAAACATGATGCACGCGATGCTGAGATTGCAACTGAAATCGCACAAATTCAAGAGCAATTAGAAGCTAAGCGTAAGGCTGAAGAGGAAGCCCGTAAGGCAGAAGAAGCGCGCCAAGCTGAGGAAGCCCGCAAAGCTGAGGAAGCCCGCAAGGCTGAAGAGGAAGCTCGTAAGGCTGAAGAAGAGGCTAATAAGCTCGTCAAGGTCATTACGGGTAAGCTGAATTGGGGCGTCAAAGAATCTTTCCGCAAGTACATCACTGGTCCTATCGCCAACGGTAAATGGGAACTTTCAGAGGGTGTTACCGGAACTTTCTCCTTCCCACTCAAGCCTGGGCAAGATATCATGCCATCAGATTTTATCGAAGCTAACTTTAAGGGCAAAGTGCATTTCTCTGGCCACCATGGCTTGTTGGATTTGACGATTTCCAATCCAACTATCAAGAAGGAAGGCAACCAATGGAAGCTCTATGCGACTGTTACATCGCTTCCATTCAATAAAGACGATGTACCAAAAGCGCTGGCAAATCCCCATGCTTTCAAGCCATCAGGAGATTTCTCTACCATGCGCGTTGCTATCGCAACATTGTCTGAGCCAAAGCGTACTGTCGTCACAGATTCAGCTCAACCAGAAATGGTTGCTGCTGCTTTCGCTCCTCGCTCTGCCGCTCCAAAAAAGGCAGTTGGGGAAAATGCCACGCTCACTTTTGCCACTGTAAAACTGACTGATGAAGGTGCACGAGCATTTTCTGATTTCTATGATCCGGGCTTAGTTATTGATCCGATCACAGTTAATGTCGCATCATCGTATGTGAAGCAGTCGGAAACTCCGGCTCCGGAAAAACAACTTCCAAGCGACGATAATGATGGGGTGACACCATCAGAAGATACTCAGGATCAAGATCACAAGAACAACCATGATCCAGTTGCTCAAGATGACAAGAACAACCATGGTCCAGTTGCTCAAGATGACAAGCAGTCCACGCCGGAAGAAAGCACTGGAACTGAGACCAAGAATGAGGAAGTTAAGAAGTGCGCAGTAGATCCTTATAAGAAGCGCATCACAAGTGGCAACCTTAGCTGGGGAGTGCGTAGCTCATTTACCACGTATATCCGTGGTTCGATTGCCCATGGCGGCTGGGAACTCAACGGTGCATCGTGGGATGGTACAAACTTCAATTTCCCAGCAACTGGCGGTTTGTACAATACGTCAACGCGTACTGGAAATATCTACTACAGCGGAACTGTACACTTTACTGGACATGATGGAATTCTCGATCTGACCATGTCAAACCCAAGCATTGCCATCAACGGCAACCGCGGATCGCTCTATATGACCGTGGCTGGTTCAGATATGAGTGGAAATAAATTCCACCTTGGTCGGGTTAATTTTGCGACCATCTCTTTCAACGGTATCAACGTCACCGATGGTGCACTCAACTTCAGTGGTGCTTCAGTGAATCTGAGCGATGCAGGAGTCAAGGCTTTTGCTGGATTCTATCAGGCAGCTGAACAACTTGCGCCGATGTCTTCGTCGGTTAAACTCGTTCCAGCTACCGCTTGTGATCCAAACACTGGTGAACTCATCGAATACGATGCCTTTGGTGGAAATCTGGCACAGACGGGTATTAGTGCACAAGGCCTCCTCGCAGTAGCCGTTATCGCACTATTCGCCGGCCTGGGTGTGATAGGAACGCGTCGTCGAGAAAAAATCGACGCTATTGGTCGCCATAACTAA
- a CDS encoding 50S ribosomal protein bL37, translating into MSKRSRKRRDRKKRGANHGKRPNT; encoded by the coding sequence ATGTCGAAGCGTTCGCGTAAGCGCCGTGACCGCAAGAAGCGCGGTGCAAACCACGGCAAGCGTCCCAACACCTGA
- a CDS encoding glucosamine-6-phosphate deaminase, with protein MYVGIFKDEETLAKAAAEYLMKKLNASERKVVGVATGSTPLPLYQELRDAHAAGTFSLEGFKAFALDEYIGIDPEHPERYRNVLRAQLVGEERTGLREEDLNTPDGSAQDPYAAAQAYDKDIKDSGGVVVQILGIGSDGHIGFNEPGGALTSRTHVEALTAQTREDNARFFDNDLAKVPTRCITQGLGTIMECEVPLLIATGAGKADAVRELVEGGISAKWPATILQMHQEAVVFLDEAAAAKLEFKEFYMERWESLR; from the coding sequence ATGTACGTTGGTATTTTTAAAGATGAAGAAACACTGGCAAAAGCAGCTGCTGAATATTTGATGAAGAAGCTCAACGCATCTGAGCGCAAAGTAGTTGGTGTCGCCACCGGTTCCACACCACTACCGCTTTACCAGGAACTGCGCGATGCGCATGCCGCTGGAACTTTCTCGCTAGAAGGATTCAAGGCTTTCGCGCTCGATGAGTACATTGGTATCGATCCGGAACACCCAGAGCGTTACCGCAATGTCTTGCGTGCTCAACTCGTTGGTGAGGAGCGCACCGGCTTGCGCGAAGAAGATCTCAACACCCCAGACGGCTCGGCACAAGATCCATATGCAGCCGCTCAAGCATACGATAAGGACATTAAGGACTCTGGCGGTGTTGTGGTTCAGATTCTGGGCATCGGATCTGACGGGCACATCGGTTTCAATGAACCAGGTGGTGCGCTGACCTCACGTACCCACGTCGAAGCGCTAACTGCACAAACTCGTGAGGATAATGCCCGCTTCTTCGACAATGATCTAGCTAAGGTTCCAACCCGCTGCATCACCCAAGGCTTGGGCACCATCATGGAATGCGAAGTGCCGTTGTTGATCGCTACTGGCGCTGGTAAGGCTGACGCAGTACGTGAGCTTGTTGAAGGTGGTATTTCCGCAAAGTGGCCAGCCACGATTCTGCAGATGCATCAAGAAGCTGTGGTGTTCTTGGATGAAGCTGCGGCAGCTAAGCTGGAGTTTAAGGAGTTCTACATGGAACGTTGGGAGTCTTTACGATGA
- a CDS encoding sigma-70 family RNA polymerase sigma factor, with product MNDVASVQDRKQLSRQFEEQALPLLDQLYGAALRLTRNPQDAEDLVQETYAKAFAAFHQYQQGTNLKAWLYRILNNAFISNYRKAQRRPKEADAEQVEDWQEYAASMHDSRGLMSAEAEVLERLPDSEIKEALEQLSDDRRTVVYLADIEGFSYQEIADIVGVPIGTVMSRLHRGRTQLREILRDYALGLGYKVKQKAKETK from the coding sequence ATGAACGATGTAGCCTCAGTCCAAGATCGTAAGCAGTTATCTCGCCAGTTTGAAGAGCAGGCATTGCCGCTGCTCGATCAGCTGTATGGTGCTGCGCTTCGCCTTACTCGTAATCCGCAAGATGCGGAAGATCTTGTACAGGAAACCTATGCGAAAGCATTTGCGGCCTTTCATCAATATCAACAGGGGACAAATCTTAAAGCATGGTTGTATCGCATCCTCAATAATGCTTTCATTTCTAATTACCGTAAAGCCCAACGCAGACCAAAAGAAGCTGATGCGGAACAAGTCGAAGATTGGCAAGAATATGCGGCCTCAATGCATGATTCACGAGGATTGATGTCGGCGGAAGCTGAAGTTCTTGAGCGGCTGCCTGATTCAGAAATTAAAGAGGCGCTGGAACAACTTTCGGACGATCGTAGAACTGTTGTGTATTTGGCTGATATTGAGGGGTTTTCGTACCAAGAGATAGCTGATATTGTCGGGGTGCCCATCGGCACAGTCATGTCTCGTCTTCACCGTGGGCGTACTCAGCTTAGAGAGATTCTTCGTGACTATGCCCTTGGGTTGGGGTATAAAGTGAAGCAGAAGGCGAAGGAGACAAAGTGA
- the rsrA gene encoding mycothiol system anti-sigma-R factor, whose translation MKQFDELLAQLDECHCADVECDCSEVLAHLFELVDADMPASHAHRLLQHSAACAHCGETIRSEIRVRLALRRSCHGDTAPAELRARIVRVIGG comes from the coding sequence GTGAAACAATTTGACGAATTATTAGCACAACTTGATGAGTGTCATTGTGCCGATGTTGAATGTGACTGCTCTGAAGTTCTTGCGCATCTTTTTGAACTTGTAGATGCTGATATGCCAGCGAGCCATGCACATCGCTTATTACAGCACAGCGCAGCGTGTGCGCATTGTGGGGAAACGATACGAAGTGAAATTCGGGTTCGATTGGCTCTGCGTCGTTCATGTCATGGGGATACGGCACCAGCAGAGTTGCGTGCACGAATCGTGCGAGTAATCGGGGGATAG
- a CDS encoding N-acetylglucosamine-6-phosphate deacetylase, giving the protein MNVFEGKVLNGQGELVGAGLELDDDGVLVRVLPASDELPEGWITPGLIDIHNHGGGGASFPDETDLDGVYTAIEAHRRMGTTAMIASTVSMIDPLPAIENLVKACEAGELLGIHMEGPYISPHKCGAQNPAAVRNPDLAELRTWLAAGKGWIKTMTIAPEVDNAFEVACLLLDFGALPSWGHTSGTTAQARDLIARTTEYGRAKGIEVPQTATHLFNAMPTLAHREPGPVRELIASACRGETIVELVADTIHVHPDLVGDVVRVVEGSGQMNGVVFVTDAMAGAGMPDGDYVLGSLAVTIVDGVARLTDGGAIAGGTARLAEEIQRMVTGGHLSIESAVRCCVAGPARALALTGEEPGVTLEFEVGKKPNFVVFDADVNMTHYQRA; this is encoded by the coding sequence ATGAACGTTTTCGAAGGTAAAGTCCTCAATGGCCAGGGCGAATTGGTTGGCGCTGGTTTGGAACTGGACGACGACGGCGTGCTTGTGCGCGTTTTGCCTGCCAGCGATGAGTTGCCTGAAGGCTGGATTACTCCTGGTCTGATTGATATTCACAATCATGGCGGTGGTGGAGCTTCCTTCCCTGACGAGACTGACTTAGATGGTGTTTATACGGCAATTGAAGCGCACCGACGTATGGGTACGACGGCAATGATTGCTTCTACTGTGTCCATGATTGATCCGTTGCCGGCTATCGAAAACTTAGTGAAAGCATGTGAAGCTGGTGAGCTGCTCGGCATTCACATGGAAGGCCCATACATTTCCCCTCACAAGTGCGGTGCGCAAAACCCGGCCGCAGTCCGTAATCCAGATCTGGCAGAGTTACGTACCTGGTTAGCGGCTGGCAAGGGCTGGATTAAAACCATGACGATTGCTCCTGAAGTGGATAACGCTTTTGAAGTGGCATGTTTATTGCTTGATTTTGGCGCGTTACCTTCGTGGGGGCATACGAGTGGGACGACGGCGCAAGCGCGTGACTTGATTGCCCGTACTACTGAATATGGCCGAGCTAAGGGAATCGAAGTGCCGCAAACAGCTACCCATTTGTTTAACGCAATGCCAACGCTGGCACACCGTGAGCCAGGCCCGGTCCGGGAGTTGATTGCGTCTGCTTGCCGTGGGGAAACTATTGTTGAGTTGGTGGCCGATACGATTCACGTCCATCCAGATTTGGTTGGGGATGTTGTTCGAGTGGTTGAGGGCTCTGGTCAGATGAATGGCGTCGTTTTCGTTACCGACGCGATGGCTGGTGCTGGCATGCCCGATGGTGACTATGTCTTGGGCTCGCTTGCTGTCACTATCGTTGATGGAGTAGCACGCCTGACCGACGGCGGTGCTATTGCTGGCGGTACGGCACGGCTTGCTGAAGAAATCCAGCGCATGGTTACCGGCGGTCACCTCTCTATTGAATCTGCTGTTCGTTGCTGTGTTGCCGGTCCGGCACGCGCCCTTGCGCTTACCGGAGAAGAGCCTGGCGTCACCTTGGAGTTCGAAGTCGGTAAGAAACCGAACTTCGTCGTCTTCGATGCTGATGTAAATATGACACACTATCAGCGAGCCTAA
- a CDS encoding DUF5692 family protein — protein sequence MSSLFLWEIGTPTVYIAWIVVLIAQIAIAEINRRWNWTIFTLWTIGGIAVMPYVIIHGVPMVGWFPFGKFVIMIATATMTGYLLVFGKRHPDKARKYALWMGVALWLGLSINIMEANIRDITIYFQADEYYACAASTDCLQAINAGHSIDVLNGLPESRGITAPLHSAEWYQALASNFEANHVGIDPATGFRTIGGHWNIVSALAGLLNIITITGLGKIFVTSEAKTVLSNGKKQVRGLIWVDMVWPWVIAYDLWNHAFLYNALADYTWYCTFALLLACTIPAFTWAKGQWIWFRCFTLMFWIAANNLLPELLVKPSSMTNYATMNPVANIVCAWAALIFNLGLFIYWLYKIIKHKRNPLTNCLYFEMSEFRTIVRHHADEDTARWLTNEIPETPEELGFIDSTSKPANKAKHKK from the coding sequence ATGTCGTCACTATTCCTGTGGGAAATTGGAACGCCTACCGTCTATATAGCGTGGATAGTCGTACTCATCGCCCAGATTGCCATCGCTGAAATTAACCGTCGATGGAATTGGACTATCTTTACACTCTGGACTATCGGCGGAATCGCCGTCATGCCTTACGTCATCATCCATGGCGTACCGATGGTTGGCTGGTTCCCGTTCGGCAAATTCGTCATTATGATCGCCACAGCAACCATGACTGGATACTTGCTCGTATTCGGTAAACGTCATCCAGATAAAGCGCGCAAGTACGCCTTATGGATGGGCGTAGCATTATGGCTAGGACTTTCCATCAATATCATGGAAGCAAATATTCGAGATATCACTATTTACTTCCAAGCAGACGAATACTACGCTTGTGCCGCTAGCACCGATTGTTTACAAGCAATCAATGCTGGTCACTCCATTGACGTGCTGAACGGACTGCCCGAATCCCGTGGAATTACCGCCCCTCTCCACTCTGCTGAGTGGTATCAAGCATTGGCATCAAATTTTGAAGCTAATCATGTTGGAATTGATCCAGCCACCGGTTTCCGTACAATTGGCGGGCATTGGAATATCGTTTCTGCACTTGCCGGCCTTCTTAACATCATTACCATTACTGGTCTTGGCAAGATCTTTGTCACCTCGGAAGCAAAGACCGTTCTCTCTAACGGAAAGAAGCAAGTTCGCGGCTTAATTTGGGTAGATATGGTTTGGCCATGGGTCATTGCTTACGATCTATGGAACCACGCCTTCCTATACAACGCTCTGGCTGATTACACGTGGTACTGCACATTCGCACTGTTGCTCGCTTGTACGATTCCAGCATTCACATGGGCAAAAGGTCAGTGGATTTGGTTCCGTTGCTTCACACTCATGTTCTGGATTGCCGCAAATAATTTGCTACCTGAACTCCTCGTTAAGCCAAGTTCGATGACGAACTATGCCACGATGAACCCAGTTGCCAATATCGTCTGTGCATGGGCGGCCCTCATCTTCAATCTCGGCTTGTTCATTTACTGGCTCTACAAGATCATCAAGCACAAGCGCAACCCACTCACCAACTGCTTGTACTTCGAGATGAGCGAGTTCCGTACGATTGTTCGCCACCACGCCGATGAGGACACCGCACGTTGGCTTACCAATGAAATTCCGGAAACTCCCGAGGAACTCGGATTTATCGATTCCACTTCAAAGCCTGCGAACAAAGCGAAGCATAAGAAGTAA
- a CDS encoding heme/hemin ABC transporter substrate-binding protein: protein MKLKLTASVATLLLALSACSTPVHPQEAQPDPQVEEAQTSAAPTNLPNPHEIQGLTVVPDIDDPQPLTEEFPQKLPTTVTDAEGNDVTITDTSRILAMDLPGTLSRTVIALGYGKNLVGRTVSSTEKQLADLPVVTENGHTLNTEAILSLEPTVILVDHSVGPPEAIDQLRASGIPLVVIDSERGLDKNTPLIMSIARALGNEAAGKALADRTEKETNEALEQIRQWTPENPVEAAFLYVRGTGGVFFILGSKEGATELISAVGAKDLASEQGITGVTPANAEALVSLNPEVIFTMSAGLESTNGMEGFLARPGVSETRAGQKQRVIAIPDGLSLSFGPQTGQTLLAVARALYGVE from the coding sequence ATGAAACTTAAATTAACGGCAAGCGTAGCCACCCTTCTTCTCGCACTGAGTGCGTGTTCAACTCCAGTACACCCTCAAGAAGCACAACCAGATCCACAAGTAGAAGAAGCACAAACCAGCGCTGCGCCAACAAATCTGCCTAACCCGCATGAAATTCAAGGTCTAACTGTGGTGCCAGATATTGATGATCCGCAGCCGCTAACAGAGGAATTTCCCCAGAAACTGCCGACGACTGTCACTGATGCTGAAGGCAATGACGTCACTATTACCGATACTTCGCGGATTCTGGCCATGGATCTGCCAGGAACTTTAAGCCGCACTGTTATCGCGCTTGGATATGGAAAGAACCTCGTCGGACGTACCGTTTCATCAACCGAAAAGCAACTAGCTGACCTTCCTGTCGTAACTGAAAACGGTCATACCCTCAATACTGAAGCAATCCTTTCTCTTGAGCCTACCGTCATCCTTGTTGACCATAGCGTTGGTCCACCAGAAGCAATTGATCAATTACGTGCTTCTGGTATTCCACTCGTAGTGATCGATTCTGAGCGAGGTCTCGATAAAAACACCCCACTGATCATGTCCATCGCGCGTGCGTTGGGAAATGAAGCTGCCGGCAAAGCCCTTGCCGATCGTACGGAGAAAGAAACAAACGAGGCACTTGAACAAATTCGCCAGTGGACACCAGAAAATCCAGTAGAAGCAGCATTTTTATACGTGCGTGGAACAGGCGGAGTGTTCTTCATTTTGGGATCAAAAGAAGGTGCAACAGAGCTTATTTCTGCGGTTGGCGCAAAAGACCTCGCTAGTGAACAAGGTATTACTGGGGTAACACCAGCAAATGCTGAGGCACTCGTGTCACTCAACCCCGAAGTCATTTTCACAATGAGCGCCGGATTGGAATCAACCAATGGTATGGAAGGCTTCCTAGCTCGTCCAGGAGTTTCCGAAACACGAGCCGGACAAAAGCAACGTGTCATCGCGATTCCAGACGGTTTATCATTATCCTTTGGGCCGCAAACTGGGCAAACGCTTTTGGCTGTAGCCCGCGCATTATATGGAGTCGAATAA
- a CDS encoding DUF5692 family protein, whose protein sequence is MFTSIPTPEYPVLFAFEVGEWWDYLMLIIVTAALAITAWLAQRNKWVVLAVFIVAPILLTIFWWPYSTAGTASAGWFPIVKQYSALAGSLCLVALQYSQRLRHNQWYLLIPPVILAINILEAVIRDFQCANIQGLDPETGLTISGGIWNYMNGVAGILNLLAISGWVGIFVANNKSKAIMWGDLTLGWIIAYDLWNFAYVYNCLSDRAWYSGLALLASCTVPALFPSLRGSWIQFRAYTLTLWSAVVLTFPHFMHDSMFAHRSSYNSTALFLFSFLALVVNIAVFGYHFYRIFTLKRNPFKVEVYSDTPEYVRMVRKNASDEEKERIAGRLGKTPEQLGYRRTSKRPKGLRTKR, encoded by the coding sequence ATGTTTACGTCAATTCCCACACCTGAATATCCCGTACTATTCGCCTTTGAGGTCGGCGAATGGTGGGATTACCTCATGCTTATTATTGTTACTGCCGCCCTGGCGATAACAGCATGGTTAGCACAACGCAATAAATGGGTCGTGCTAGCAGTATTTATCGTCGCCCCCATTTTGTTAACGATTTTCTGGTGGCCTTATTCAACTGCCGGGACTGCCTCCGCTGGCTGGTTCCCTATCGTCAAGCAGTATTCCGCATTAGCCGGCTCGCTATGTTTAGTTGCTCTACAATACTCCCAGAGATTACGTCACAATCAGTGGTACTTACTTATTCCACCAGTCATTTTAGCCATCAACATTTTGGAAGCCGTTATCCGCGACTTCCAGTGCGCAAACATCCAAGGCCTAGATCCTGAAACCGGTCTGACCATATCGGGTGGAATCTGGAACTACATGAACGGTGTTGCCGGAATTCTCAATCTCCTGGCAATTTCCGGCTGGGTAGGCATCTTCGTCGCAAACAATAAGAGCAAAGCAATTATGTGGGGCGACCTCACACTAGGCTGGATCATCGCCTACGATCTATGGAATTTCGCCTACGTATACAATTGTCTTTCTGATCGGGCCTGGTACTCCGGACTCGCTCTCTTAGCTTCATGTACCGTCCCAGCGCTGTTCCCCAGCCTACGTGGTTCCTGGATCCAATTCCGTGCATACACCCTGACGCTCTGGTCCGCCGTCGTCCTTACATTCCCGCATTTCATGCACGACTCAATGTTCGCACATCGCTCAAGTTACAACTCCACCGCACTATTCCTCTTCTCATTCCTGGCACTCGTTGTAAACATCGCCGTCTTCGGCTATCACTTCTACCGGATTTTCACCCTAAAACGCAATCCATTTAAGGTTGAAGTGTACTCTGATACCCCCGAATACGTACGTATGGTCCGCAAGAACGCTTCCGACGAAGAGAAAGAGCGCATCGCTGGCCGTCTTGGAAAAACACCCGAACAACTTGGATATCGTCGCACCTCAAAGCGCCCCAAGGGACTACGCACCAAGCGCTAA
- a CDS encoding SPFH domain-containing protein, whose translation MAAIGLSSWFFIQGAIAQDNGTATTQTNVVMTICGIVFLLVFFLLTGFTIVSPGESRVVQLFGTYMGTIRSTGFSYTIPFTNRKKVSVRVRNFETNETKVNDYSGNPINIAAIVVWQVADTAKAQFSVENYEDFIKSQSESALRHIATQHPYDFPVDGRSSLRGSTEDISIELANEVAERVSVAGLEIVETRISSLSYAPEIAQAMLQRQQAAAIVDARETIVDGAVSMVEMALDQLEQKNIVDLDPERRAAMVSNLLVVLCSDGQTQPVINAGGLYQ comes from the coding sequence TTGGCAGCTATCGGACTCTCCTCATGGTTCTTCATCCAAGGCGCGATTGCGCAGGATAATGGCACTGCCACCACTCAAACAAATGTCGTCATGACTATATGCGGCATCGTCTTCTTACTGGTATTCTTTTTACTTACTGGATTCACGATCGTTTCCCCGGGTGAGTCTCGCGTCGTTCAGCTTTTTGGAACCTACATGGGCACGATCCGGAGTACTGGGTTCAGTTACACCATCCCATTCACTAATCGTAAAAAAGTTTCAGTGCGCGTACGCAACTTTGAAACCAACGAGACGAAGGTTAACGACTACTCTGGAAACCCCATTAATATCGCAGCAATTGTTGTCTGGCAGGTCGCAGACACCGCGAAGGCGCAGTTCTCGGTTGAAAACTATGAAGACTTTATTAAGTCCCAATCTGAGTCAGCACTCCGTCATATCGCCACTCAACATCCTTACGACTTTCCTGTTGATGGGCGTTCCTCTCTGCGCGGTTCAACCGAGGACATCAGCATTGAGCTAGCTAATGAAGTTGCCGAGCGAGTAAGTGTTGCCGGCTTAGAAATTGTGGAGACCCGCATTTCTTCCCTCTCTTACGCTCCTGAAATCGCCCAAGCAATGCTACAGCGTCAGCAGGCTGCCGCAATCGTGGATGCTCGCGAAACAATCGTTGACGGCGCCGTCTCCATGGTTGAGATGGCACTCGATCAGCTCGAACAGAAAAACATTGTGGATCTTGACCCAGAACGACGGGCCGCGATGGTATCCAACCTGCTCGTAGTTCTGTGTTCTGACGGACAGACACAACCAGTCATTAATGCTGGAGGTCTTTACCAGTAA